In Spodoptera frugiperda isolate SF20-4 chromosome 12, AGI-APGP_CSIRO_Sfru_2.0, whole genome shotgun sequence, a single window of DNA contains:
- the LOC118262313 gene encoding regulating synaptic membrane exocytosis protein 2 isoform X14, translated as MADMPDLSHLTPEERAIIEGVMMRQRQEEQREHEIMRRKQDEVTVLEQTIRTRNEMHRAAGVELAATCHICLKTKFADGVGHSCHYCRVRCCARCGGKVTLRSNKVIWVCILCRKKQELLSKTGQWIHKSAGQDSMLWRMENDLRGLPPQPDGSFDKRPKLERAHSAAEKENLPLQRSGSALRRQYSQQDQRCYGELEGLARTHPHLVHPRQKAAYGVVESGAPPTSQLLPLTPASHPLLPPRSSSSDDEAPECVSDENDEYRDRGQLEACAPVRHPHLRSANVAANNYYNLINHSPADYEAEARAQFDVPRTGPSGGRSFDSVTDCRWRARDDGEGAYLRPYAPEEGPRPDRAVYKSAYLWEDSSDNRRFTERRKKTVRFDGHEGAATFPRGGRDASGAPHDWAALRWEPERQTSQDSATKDSGIDTSSTFTSSEDSNRGDCPKFPLSWQVSADGTRMIGHMVLRKSVVEGSSHSSAAILGLKVVGGKLQPDGTRIAVVEKVKKGSIADLEGQLRIGDEVLQWNGVPLQGRSAEEVAAVVADSKHDLHVELVVSRPLTATRTPAVPWRTHKVYTDVMGGCEKPSVLVTSPGSPDVHSRRRPTRYNHHNANVAGRIQLKIYFDVSATQLCVTVVSASGLTPRPDGSPRCPYAKLFLLPDKSEKSKRRTKTLANTLEPRWNQNFVYCGIRITDIKRRTLEVTVWDLNRYGPNDFLGEVLLDLDNIVMNHEPTWYTLKPHEEMGSFSRYREDEADGEHLSPPSTSTSRLSDSDTPSECDLRRHHSLSSLASSSSPPPPHDRMDMEGARSSRRDMSPAGRVRAAGMNRERSGGYAVARSQSAAGVARPARARSKSPRRSLSPPADRDGWRYTVNEDRGDGSRLPTHAYAPRFQSRSATATPTTSPKKRQLPQIPHHQGGQRAVRAQVSADLEERKWIAPHHIGATLTYRSTPQGWERHYAGLSDSELAARSGGGAGAGSWAPRRRLSPDNAAQDSDLESVASVTSSAFSTQSERPRPTRMLSNDYGGRENGRGNGSNQQQQPLERRESRRGQFTRSLSNADVPPDEKTDGSLSDTALGGAGELEPATDDVLLKAEPRDYFGPGMGKKSNSTSQLSATGRKRRLGFGKRGKNSFTVQRSEEVVPGEMRGGMSGVSRASSASSENDEDRWSPGMRGSGSDGGGLSDFIDGLGPGQLVGRQLLGAPTQGDVQLSMCYQKGFLEVEVIRARGLVSQPGRRTLPAPYIKVYLVSGKRCIAKAKTSTARRTLDPLYQQTLTFRENFKGCVLQVTVWGDYGRIEGKKVFMGVAQIMLDDLNLSNIVIGWYKLFGTTSL; from the exons ATGGCCGACATGCCAGACCTCTCGCATCTCACTCCTGAGGAGCGCGCCATCATCGAAGGCGTCATGATGCGACAGCGCCAGGAGGAGCAGCGCGAGCACGAGATCATGAG ACGTAAGCAAGATGAAGTCACGGTGCTGGAGCAGACGATCCGGACTCGGAATGAAATGCACCGCGCTGCTGGTGTAGAGCTCGCTGCCACTTGCCACATCTGCCTCAAGACTAAGTTCGCGGACGGCGTCGGCCACTCGTGCCACTACTGTCGCGTGCGGTGCTGCGCCAGATGTGGCGGCAAAGTTACTCTTCGTTCTAACAAG GTTATATGGGTATGTATACTGTGCCGCAAGAAACAAGAACTATTATCTAAAACTGGACAATGGATCCACAAGAGTGCTGGACAAGATTCAATGTTATGGCGCATGGAAAATGATCTCCGAGGTTTACCACCACAACCTGACGGGTCATTCGATAAAAGACCGAAACTAGAGAGGGCGCACAGTGCCGCGGAGAAAGAAAACCTCCCACTTCAGCGGTCAGGTAGTGCTCTCCGTCGCCAATATAGTCAACAAGACCAACGATGTTACGGGGAACTAGAAGGACTGGCTAGAACCCACCCACATTTAGTTCATCCGAGACAAAAGGCTGCATACGGAGTGGTGGAGAGCGGAGCGCCTCCCACTTCCCAGTTACTACCGCTCACGCCAGCATCACATCCCCTTCTCCCGCCTCGGTCTTCCTCGTCCGACGATGAAGCTCCAGAATGCGTTTCCGATGAAAACGACGAGTACCGAGATCGGG GACAACTAGAGGCATGTGCTCCAGTTCGGCACCCACATCTGCGTAGCGCCAACGTGGCTGCcaacaattattacaatttgattAATCATTCGCCGGCCGATTACGAGGCTGAGGCTCGCGCTCAATTCGACGTGCCGAGGACCGGGCCATCAGGTGGACGCAGCTTTGATTCTGTGACCGATTGCCGGTGGCGGGCTCGAGACGATGGCGAAGGTGCGTACCTTCGGCCGTATGCACCTGAAGAGGGTCCGCGCCCAGACCGAGCTGTATATAAGAGTGCCTATTTGTGGGAAGACTCCTCAGACAATAGACGGTTCACTGAGAGGAGAAAAAAGACCGTTCGCTTTGACGGGCACGAAGGCGCCGCGACATTTCCGCGGGGCGGGCGTGACGCGTCTGGCGCGCCGCACGACTGGGCGGCGCTGCGCTGGGAGCCCGAGCGCCAGACCAGCCAGGACTCCGCCACCAAAGACTCGGGCATCGATACCTCTAGCACCTTCACCTCCAGTGAAGATTCGAACAGAGGCGATTGCCCTAAG TTTCCGCTGAGCTGGCAGGTGTCTGCGGATGGCACGCGTATGATTGGCCATATGGTGCTTCGGAAGAGCGTCGTGGAAGGTAGTTCACATTCTTCAGCCGCTATCCTCGGCCTGAAAGTGGTTGGAGGGAAACTCCAACCAGACGGTACGAGAATCGCAGTGGTTGAAAAGGTCAAGAAAGGATCCATAGCGGACCTAGAAGGACAACTTAGGATAG GTGATGAAGTTCTGCAATGGAATGGTGTGCCGCTTCAAGGCCGGAGTGCGGAGGAGGTGGCCGCAGTGGTAGCGGACAGTAAGCACGACCTGCACGTGGAGCTCGTGGTGTCGCGGCCTCTCACCGCGACGCGCACGCCTGCAGTGCCCTGGAGAACTCACAAAG TGTACACGGACGTGATGGGAGGTTGCGAAAAACCGAGTGTGTTGGTGACGTCACCAGGATCTCCAGATGTCCACTCACGGCGCCGGCCCACGCGATACAACCACCATAACGCAAATGTAGCTGGACGCATCCAG cTCAAAATTTACTTCGACGTCTCCGCAACCCAGCTGTGTGTGACTGTAGTGTCGGCGAGTGGTCTCACTCCCCGGCCCGACGGCTCACCTCGGTGCCCATACGCGAAACTATTTCTGTTACCCGATAAAAGCGAGAAGAGTAAACGACGAACGAAAACTTTAGCTAACACCCTAGAACCACGATGGAATCAAAATTTTGTCTATTGTGGAATTCGAATAACAGACATAAAGCGGAGAACTTTGGAA gttacCGTTTGGGACTTGAACCGCTATGGCCCAAACGACTTTCTCGGAGAAGTCCTGCTTGATTTAGACAATATCGTGATGAACCATGAACCTACTTGGTATACGTTGAAGCCACACGAAGAAATGGGAAGTTTTagc AGGTATCGTGAGGACGAGGCCGACGGCGAGCACCTGTCTCCCCCATCGACGTCCACCTCTCGACTCTCGGACTCGGATACGCCGAGCGAGTGCGACCTGCGAAGACATCATTCCCTGTCAAGCCTCGCGTCGAGCTCcagtccgccgccgccgcacgaT cgAATGGACATGGAGGGAGCACGGTCTAGCCGGCGCGACATGTCCCCGGCAGGCCGGGTGAGGGCTGCGGGCATGAACAGAGAGCGC AGCGGCGGGTACGCAGTGGCGCGGTCGCAGTCGGCGGCGGGCGTGgcgcggccggcgcgcgcgcgcAGCAAGTCGCCGCGCCGCTCGCTGTCGCCTCCGGCTGACCGCGACGGTTGGCGCTACACAG TGAACGAGGACCGAGGTGACGGCTCGCGGTTGCCCACGCACGCGTACGCGCCGCGCTTCCAGTCTCGCTCGGCCACGGCCACTCCTACTACCAGCCCCAAGAAACGACAACTGCCACAAATACCTCACCACCAG GGCGGGCAGAGGGCGGTGCGCGCGCAGGTGTCGGCGGACCTGGAGGAACGTAAGTGGATCGCCCCGCACCACATTGGCGCCACACTCACCTACCGCAGCACGCCACAAG GGTGGGAAAGACATTACGCAGGACTGTCCGACTCAGAGTTGGCAGCTCGCAGCGGCGGAGGCGCGGGCGCAGGGAGCTGGGCCCCGCGGCGCCGACTGTCGCCCGACAACGCAGCGCAGGACTCCGACCTCGAGTCCGTCGCGTCCGTCACCTCCAGCGCCTTCAGCACGCAGTCCGAACGACCGCGACCCACCAGGATGCTCAG TAATGACTATGGTGGACGAGAGAATGGACGCGGCAATGGCAGCAACCAACAGCAACAACCCTTGGAGAGGCGAGAGTCACGTCGAGGTCAATTTACTAGGAGTTTGAGCAATGCAGATGTGCCACCGGATGAAAAAACAG ACGGCAGCCTAAGTGACACTGCTCTCGGCGGCGCAGGCGAACTGGAGCCTGCCACCGACGACGTTCTACTGAAAGCGGAACCTCGAGACTACTTTGGACCTGGCATGGGCAAGAAAAGCAATTCTACTTCACAGTTGTCGGCAACAG GTCGGAAACGGAGGTTAGGTTTCGGTAAACGTGGGAAAAATTCGTTTACGGTGCAACGAAGCGAGGAAGTGGTGCCCGGCGAAATGCGTGGAGGCATGAGTGGAGTCTCAAGGGCCTCTTCAGCCTCTAGCGAGAACGACGAAGACAG ATGGTCTCCTGGTATGAGAGGCTCTGGCTCGGACGGAGGTGGACTCTCCGATTTCATCGACGGCCTAGGGCCAGGACAACTAGTCGGCAGACAGTTGCTGGGCGCGCCCACGCAGGGCGACGTCCAACTATCCATGTGTTACCAGAAAGGATTCTTGGAG
- the LOC118262313 gene encoding regulating synaptic membrane exocytosis protein 2 isoform X12 — MADMPDLSHLTPEERAIIEGVMMRQRQEEQREHEIMRRKQDEVTVLEQTIRTRNEMHRAAGVELAATCHICLKTKFADGVGHSCHYCRVRCCARCGGKVTLRSNKVIWVCILCRKKQELLSKTGQWIHKSAGQDSMLWRMENDLRGLPPQPDGSFDKRPKLERAHSAAEKENLPLQRSGSALRRQYSQQDQRCYGELEGLARTHPHLVHPRQKAAYGVVESGAPPTSQLLPLTPASHPLLPPRSSSSDDEAPECVSDENDEYRDRGQLEACAPVRHPHLRSANVAANNYYNLINHSPADYEAEARAQFDVPRTGPSGGRSFDSVTDCRWRARDDGEGAYLRPYAPEEGPRPDRAVYKSAYLWEDSSDNRRFTERRKKTVRFDGHEGAATFPRGGRDASGAPHDWAALRWEPERQTSQDSATKDSGIDTSSTFTSSEDSNRGDCPKFPLSWQVSADGTRMIGHMVLRKSVVEGSSHSSAAILGLKVVGGKLQPDGTRIAVVEKVKKGSIADLEGQLRIGDEVLQWNGVPLQGRSAEEVAAVVADSKHDLHVELVVSRPLTATRTPAVPWRTHKEVYTDVMGGCEKPSVLVTSPGSPDVHSRRRPTRYNHHNANVAGRIQLKIYFDVSATQLCVTVVSASGLTPRPDGSPRCPYAKLFLLPDKSEKSKRRTKTLANTLEPRWNQNFVYCGIRITDIKRRTLEVTVWDLNRYGPNDFLGEVLLDLDNIVMNHEPTWYTLKPHEEMGSFSRYREDEADGEHLSPPSTSTSRLSDSDTPSECDLRRHHSLSSLASSSSPPPPHDRMDMEGARSSRRDMSPAGRVRAAGMNRERSGGYAVARSQSAAGVARPARARSKSPRRSLSPPADRDGWRYTVNEDRGDGSRLPTHAYAPRFQSRSATATPTTSPKKRQLPQIPHHQGGQRAVRAQVSADLEERKWIAPHHIGATLTYRSTPQGWERHYAGLSDSELAARSGGGAGAGSWAPRRRLSPDNAAQDSDLESVASVTSSAFSTQSERPRPTRMLSNDYGGRENGRGNGSNQQQQPLERRESRRGQFTRSLSNADVPPDEKTGVTFTKDGSLSDTALGGAGELEPATDDVLLKAEPRDYFGPGMGKKSNSTSQLSATGRKRRLGFGKRGKNSFTVQRSEEVVPGEMRGGMSGVSRASSASSENDEDRWSPGMRGSGSDGGGLSDFIDGLGPGQLVGRQLLGAPTQGDVQLSMCYQKGFLEVEVIRARGLVSQPGRRTLPAPYIKVYLVSGKRCIAKAKTSTARRTLDPLYQQTLTFRENFKGCVLQVTVWGDYGRIEGKKVFMGVAQIMLDDLNLSNIVIGWYKLFGTTSL, encoded by the exons ATGGCCGACATGCCAGACCTCTCGCATCTCACTCCTGAGGAGCGCGCCATCATCGAAGGCGTCATGATGCGACAGCGCCAGGAGGAGCAGCGCGAGCACGAGATCATGAG ACGTAAGCAAGATGAAGTCACGGTGCTGGAGCAGACGATCCGGACTCGGAATGAAATGCACCGCGCTGCTGGTGTAGAGCTCGCTGCCACTTGCCACATCTGCCTCAAGACTAAGTTCGCGGACGGCGTCGGCCACTCGTGCCACTACTGTCGCGTGCGGTGCTGCGCCAGATGTGGCGGCAAAGTTACTCTTCGTTCTAACAAG GTTATATGGGTATGTATACTGTGCCGCAAGAAACAAGAACTATTATCTAAAACTGGACAATGGATCCACAAGAGTGCTGGACAAGATTCAATGTTATGGCGCATGGAAAATGATCTCCGAGGTTTACCACCACAACCTGACGGGTCATTCGATAAAAGACCGAAACTAGAGAGGGCGCACAGTGCCGCGGAGAAAGAAAACCTCCCACTTCAGCGGTCAGGTAGTGCTCTCCGTCGCCAATATAGTCAACAAGACCAACGATGTTACGGGGAACTAGAAGGACTGGCTAGAACCCACCCACATTTAGTTCATCCGAGACAAAAGGCTGCATACGGAGTGGTGGAGAGCGGAGCGCCTCCCACTTCCCAGTTACTACCGCTCACGCCAGCATCACATCCCCTTCTCCCGCCTCGGTCTTCCTCGTCCGACGATGAAGCTCCAGAATGCGTTTCCGATGAAAACGACGAGTACCGAGATCGGG GACAACTAGAGGCATGTGCTCCAGTTCGGCACCCACATCTGCGTAGCGCCAACGTGGCTGCcaacaattattacaatttgattAATCATTCGCCGGCCGATTACGAGGCTGAGGCTCGCGCTCAATTCGACGTGCCGAGGACCGGGCCATCAGGTGGACGCAGCTTTGATTCTGTGACCGATTGCCGGTGGCGGGCTCGAGACGATGGCGAAGGTGCGTACCTTCGGCCGTATGCACCTGAAGAGGGTCCGCGCCCAGACCGAGCTGTATATAAGAGTGCCTATTTGTGGGAAGACTCCTCAGACAATAGACGGTTCACTGAGAGGAGAAAAAAGACCGTTCGCTTTGACGGGCACGAAGGCGCCGCGACATTTCCGCGGGGCGGGCGTGACGCGTCTGGCGCGCCGCACGACTGGGCGGCGCTGCGCTGGGAGCCCGAGCGCCAGACCAGCCAGGACTCCGCCACCAAAGACTCGGGCATCGATACCTCTAGCACCTTCACCTCCAGTGAAGATTCGAACAGAGGCGATTGCCCTAAG TTTCCGCTGAGCTGGCAGGTGTCTGCGGATGGCACGCGTATGATTGGCCATATGGTGCTTCGGAAGAGCGTCGTGGAAGGTAGTTCACATTCTTCAGCCGCTATCCTCGGCCTGAAAGTGGTTGGAGGGAAACTCCAACCAGACGGTACGAGAATCGCAGTGGTTGAAAAGGTCAAGAAAGGATCCATAGCGGACCTAGAAGGACAACTTAGGATAG GTGATGAAGTTCTGCAATGGAATGGTGTGCCGCTTCAAGGCCGGAGTGCGGAGGAGGTGGCCGCAGTGGTAGCGGACAGTAAGCACGACCTGCACGTGGAGCTCGTGGTGTCGCGGCCTCTCACCGCGACGCGCACGCCTGCAGTGCCCTGGAGAACTCACAAAG AAGTGTACACGGACGTGATGGGAGGTTGCGAAAAACCGAGTGTGTTGGTGACGTCACCAGGATCTCCAGATGTCCACTCACGGCGCCGGCCCACGCGATACAACCACCATAACGCAAATGTAGCTGGACGCATCCAG cTCAAAATTTACTTCGACGTCTCCGCAACCCAGCTGTGTGTGACTGTAGTGTCGGCGAGTGGTCTCACTCCCCGGCCCGACGGCTCACCTCGGTGCCCATACGCGAAACTATTTCTGTTACCCGATAAAAGCGAGAAGAGTAAACGACGAACGAAAACTTTAGCTAACACCCTAGAACCACGATGGAATCAAAATTTTGTCTATTGTGGAATTCGAATAACAGACATAAAGCGGAGAACTTTGGAA gttacCGTTTGGGACTTGAACCGCTATGGCCCAAACGACTTTCTCGGAGAAGTCCTGCTTGATTTAGACAATATCGTGATGAACCATGAACCTACTTGGTATACGTTGAAGCCACACGAAGAAATGGGAAGTTTTagc AGGTATCGTGAGGACGAGGCCGACGGCGAGCACCTGTCTCCCCCATCGACGTCCACCTCTCGACTCTCGGACTCGGATACGCCGAGCGAGTGCGACCTGCGAAGACATCATTCCCTGTCAAGCCTCGCGTCGAGCTCcagtccgccgccgccgcacgaT cgAATGGACATGGAGGGAGCACGGTCTAGCCGGCGCGACATGTCCCCGGCAGGCCGGGTGAGGGCTGCGGGCATGAACAGAGAGCGC AGCGGCGGGTACGCAGTGGCGCGGTCGCAGTCGGCGGCGGGCGTGgcgcggccggcgcgcgcgcgcAGCAAGTCGCCGCGCCGCTCGCTGTCGCCTCCGGCTGACCGCGACGGTTGGCGCTACACAG TGAACGAGGACCGAGGTGACGGCTCGCGGTTGCCCACGCACGCGTACGCGCCGCGCTTCCAGTCTCGCTCGGCCACGGCCACTCCTACTACCAGCCCCAAGAAACGACAACTGCCACAAATACCTCACCACCAG GGCGGGCAGAGGGCGGTGCGCGCGCAGGTGTCGGCGGACCTGGAGGAACGTAAGTGGATCGCCCCGCACCACATTGGCGCCACACTCACCTACCGCAGCACGCCACAAG GGTGGGAAAGACATTACGCAGGACTGTCCGACTCAGAGTTGGCAGCTCGCAGCGGCGGAGGCGCGGGCGCAGGGAGCTGGGCCCCGCGGCGCCGACTGTCGCCCGACAACGCAGCGCAGGACTCCGACCTCGAGTCCGTCGCGTCCGTCACCTCCAGCGCCTTCAGCACGCAGTCCGAACGACCGCGACCCACCAGGATGCTCAG TAATGACTATGGTGGACGAGAGAATGGACGCGGCAATGGCAGCAACCAACAGCAACAACCCTTGGAGAGGCGAGAGTCACGTCGAGGTCAATTTACTAGGAGTTTGAGCAATGCAGATGTGCCACCGGATGAAAAAACAG gtGTGACTTTTACTAAAGACGGCAGCCTAAGTGACACTGCTCTCGGCGGCGCAGGCGAACTGGAGCCTGCCACCGACGACGTTCTACTGAAAGCGGAACCTCGAGACTACTTTGGACCTGGCATGGGCAAGAAAAGCAATTCTACTTCACAGTTGTCGGCAACAG GTCGGAAACGGAGGTTAGGTTTCGGTAAACGTGGGAAAAATTCGTTTACGGTGCAACGAAGCGAGGAAGTGGTGCCCGGCGAAATGCGTGGAGGCATGAGTGGAGTCTCAAGGGCCTCTTCAGCCTCTAGCGAGAACGACGAAGACAG ATGGTCTCCTGGTATGAGAGGCTCTGGCTCGGACGGAGGTGGACTCTCCGATTTCATCGACGGCCTAGGGCCAGGACAACTAGTCGGCAGACAGTTGCTGGGCGCGCCCACGCAGGGCGACGTCCAACTATCCATGTGTTACCAGAAAGGATTCTTGGAG